In Thalassophryne amazonica unplaced genomic scaffold, fThaAma1.1, whole genome shotgun sequence, the DNA window TTCATTGGCGAGGGTGGTTTTGGAAAGGTGGCCTGGTGCAAACACAAACTAACCCAAGAAAATGTGGCCATCAAGATTACAAAGAACAAGGCTGCAGTAATGAAGGAGGCAAAGAAAGAGGTAGGAACTATGACTCATTGCACCTTGATTCCTTGCTTTCAAAAATAATTTCAATTTAAACCACATTTTAAACCTTCATCAATGACTTTCTTGTCCACAGATTGCCAGTCTTAAGCTACTGCAGCAACTGGATACAGAGGAGGCCAACATCGTGAGGTGGTACGGTTGCTTCATCCATGTAGACCTCCTTTGCATGAAGTTTGAGCTCCTGCATCAAAGTCTTCTCGACTATATGGACGAGCAGAATTTTGAGCCTCTTGTGGTCAGCGATCTTCATGCTGTTGTGCAGCAGGTTGGACTTTGGTCAAAACAGATGAAGGTAAGACAGTCAGTGTAGTTTCCTTTCTCCTAACAACAATAAATATTTGTCTGACTGCAGATGGCCAAGGCATTGCTCCACCTGGAGAGCCTGGGTATGATCCACTGTGATGTGAAGCCACAGAACATCATGGTGGTCGACCCCGAGCAGTGGCCATTGAGGGTGAAGCTCATCGACTTTGGGCTCACTCACCATATTTCAGAGCCTCCATCATTTATTGGGACCCTGTGGTACAAGTAAGTCCAAGTACTGCAGAGACCATTTGACAAAGATCCTGTTGCTTGTATCGGGCCACACATTTGATATGATGTGTTAAATCGTTCTCTTTCCCTTTGCTCAGAGCTCCAGAGGTCTTGTTAGGTTTAGCCTACACAGAGGCAATCGACATGTGGTCACTGGGTGTGACCATGGCCCAGCTGGCTGTGGGAGTACCCTTGTATCCAGGAGATCATCTGTATGATGTGGTAAGTCTTTTGTGTCCAGATTGTTAAAATTTGTCATTAATTCTGAGCACTTTTAAACACAAACATCTCCTCCTGAAGCACACAGCAATTTGCGAAAGAAAAGTCAATGTTTGCATCATgtaatttgatttgatgtttttttttttatgtgtccaGATGAAATACATAGTTGAAACACAGGGCCCACCCCCAGACTGTCTGCTTCAGTTGGGACCAACCACTGACCGCTATTTTAACAGGAGACAGATAGACGGCCATGACACCTGGACATTGAAGGTACCATCACCTACTTAGCTTCCTATATACATGCATTCACCCATTTCTTCTGAGAGCTAACTCAAATACTGACTGTTTTCAGACTCCTGAACTGATTAAAAAACAGTATGGGCAGGAGTTCCAGGAATCCAGACAAGTGATTTTAAGCTGTCTGGATGACATCATGGAGGTAGGCACTTCCTCATGACATCTCAGTTATTCCTTCAGCAACCGCCAACACATTCATGCCTTAAACATCGAACTGACTGAGTGTATCACTACTTGCCATATGAATTTTGTGACTTCTTGCTtcaccagatgatggacataagTACGTCATGGAAGGAGGCTTCTGACTTTGTGGACCTTGTCAAACACATGATGTGCCTCCACATGGATGAGCGAATCAGACCTGCTGATGTACTGAATCATCCTTTCCTGGTGGAGTACAAACCTCAGGGCGTGGCAGATGACCTTCCAGTCTTAGCTGAGGAAAATTCTGACATCACTACAAGCCAGGAAGATGCTGAAACAGCAGCCATCCTTCCTGGTCAGTCAGATGTTCAAGAGTGCTAACAATTTCAATGATTTTATCATTTGTTTCAAACTAACAAAAAAATCTGTGATGACCTTTCAGTCGTTGCTGAGGAAAAGTCCGAGTTGGCTGAGGACCTCATCACCACGAGCCAGGAAGATGTTGAAACAGCAGCCGTCCTTCCTGGTCAGTCAGTTGTTCAACATTGCTAAAAATTTCAATGACTTTATCATTTGTTTCAAACtaacaatgacaacaacaaaaatctgtgATGACCTTTTCAGTCGTTGCTGAGGAAAACTCGGACTTGGCTGAGGACCTCATCTCCATGAACCAGGAAGATGTTGAAACAGCAGCCGTCCCTCCAGGTCAGTCAGATGTTCAACAGTGCTGACAGTTTAAATCACTTCATTATTTGAATCAAACTAACAAAAATATTTCTGTGTGATTTACAGAGGTGCCAACAGAGACCAGAAGAACCTGGAAGAACCATCTGACACAGTTTTTCCAGAGGCTCCTCTGCCTCTGTTGATCCAGTCTGTGTGCCCCAgctgttgttttttatgttcttctgaaaatgTACATTGAATTGTAATTTGTAATTTCCATATAAACAGTTTACAAGTAGTTTTACGGATGATGTGGttgtgttggcttcatcagaaagTGACCTCTGATACACACTGTGCAGGTTTGATgcactgtcgtggtgaagaaagagctcaaCCAGAAGGAGATACTCtcgatttaccagtcgatttatgctcATGCTTTATGGTCATGGGTAATGACAGAAAGAACAAGGTAGTGgacacaagcagcagaaatgagactcCTCAGTCACGTATCTGGGTTTATACTCCGCAATAAAGTGAGCAAGGAgacgcccacatttcacatggCTGTGACACtcaagatggttactttcaatccaggacccaaggtggttccgtagtgtggtggatgtggcaacgttCACCACCAGAGCAGGCTCTCCAACCTGACCTGACAGATGAATATAAAGAGGTGTGTTGGTTCCACCTTCAGAAGATGTTCTCAAGAACAATGCACAATCCCAACAACCACAATATTCTCTCTCTACTGGTAAATACATgatgaaatgctgaaactgagAAAGAAGTTTTAAAAATGATGCACATCTCTCAGTCAACACAAAAGTGATAGAAAGAACTGAACTGGCAGAATAAGGTTTGGAAAAGATGTTTCACAGGATGAAAGAAAGGCAGATGGTGAATTAGAAATGTGTGAGTTGACAAAACCATTTCACAGTTTCTGAATGGCTGAATATTTCAACATTTTCAATATTTAGGCTCCCACATCAATCAAATGACGACTTCCTTTTGCATGTACTCTTTGGGTTAAATCCAAGTGTCAAGTTCAAGTGAAAGCTTAATTGCATAAACAGCACTGGTTAGTCTGGTTAGTGTGAATGAGTTAATCTGAGACTGAATCAGGTCATTTGGAAATATTGCTCCAAAAACATCCATCTTATCTGATTTGGTGGTTTAACGGCTATTCAGACTGTGATAAGATTGACTGGGGCGGGGCTTCATATATTAGCCCCGCCCATTTGCTAAATCATGTGATCAAATACTGTGCAAATGATGATGTCAAAGTGAGAGGAAGTCCAGCACAAGTGTCATAAAGTGTGGAATCCAACAAAAGAGAGAAATCAGTGTTGGGTCTTCATTTGACAACAATCAGTCGAAGAGGAAAGACGTGTTTTGAGTTCTTTAAGAAGAAATTTGTTTACTGGCATAAACTCCACAATGTCTTTTGGTTAAGAGTCAGGTACGTAGTAAAACATGTTTGCATAGAGAAAACGTTTGACTTGTGTTTCCTTAAACTCTAAAAGAATTCCATGTTTGAAATCCTGATTGGGCTTTAAAGTTTTTGCTCCCGAATGCAGCAGTAAGCTgaagaaattaaatgtttaatttttctgcgtagagcactggatgaTTAAAACACGCCGTTTAATGTAAGTCTGCACTTCTGCATGTAAGTCTGCGCTACAGTGAGCTACTGCATGCAGTTCTGCACAGCTGTACACCGCAGAAACTGAGTCAGTGGCTCCGAATGTTGCGTGGTAAGGCACACTGACATGTGCATAACTTTGATTCACGCatgtcgtcgtgatgatcccacccgctgtgttcccagctggatgccatgctttgttccaccgcctgcgactcgctctgcgctggacgctgcatatataaaataattacttcgtagcagattaatcattttctctgcaagttgtccattgaaaatggttctaatcgcttcctgaatcacagaggaccactccagcagTGCTGTGCAtgcgctgaatgagctggagaaagcatgggcagccatctaaaaaggtaatttgtcatgtttacattgtcatggcttggtaaaacagttgcattttctttcgtttttgtctgcagctgttaaagtatgtttattatagatttatcatctcgttataatcgttcagacaagctgcagTCTGATGCAAtctg includes these proteins:
- the LOC117506307 gene encoding homeodomain-interacting protein kinase 1-like, translating into MEFIGEGGFGKVAWCKHKLTQENVAIKITKNKAAVMKEAKKEIASLKLLQQLDTEEANIVRWYGCFIHVDLLCMKFELLHQSLLDYMDEQNFEPLVVSDLHAVVQQMAKALLHLESLGMIHCDVKPQNIMVVDPEQWPLRVKLIDFGLTHHISEPPSFIGTLWYKAPEVLLGLAYTEAIDMWSLGVTMAQLAVGVPLYPGDHLYDVMKYIVETQGPPPDCLLQLGPTTDRYFNRRQIDGHDTWTLKTPELIKKQYGQEFQESRQVILSCLDDIMEMMDISTSWKEASDFVDLVKHMMCLHMDERIRPADVLNHPFLVEYKPQGVADDLPVLAEENSDITTSQEDAETAAILPVVAEEKSELAEDLITTSQEDVETAAVLPVVAEENSDLAEDLISMNQEDVETAAVPP